The segment GACGAGTTGCAGGAGCTGCACCGTGAACTCGACATCGCGCAAGCCGCCGGGACCGAGTTTGATCTGGCGCTGTTCTTCCGCCGGAGCGATGTTGTTCGTCACCCTCCGGCGCATCGCCTGCACCGATTCCACGAATCCTTCCCGGCCGGCCGAAGCCCACACGAGCGGTTGGACGGCCTGCTCGTAACGCGAGCCCAGATCCCTGTCCCCTGCGATCGTCCGGGCCTTGAGGAGCGCCTGGAACTCCCAGCTTTCAGCCCACTTCGCGTAGTAGCTCAAGTGCGAGGGCAACGTCCTGACGAGGGGTCCCGATTTCCCCTCGGGCCGAAGATTCGCGTCGACCTCCCACAGCCCGGGTTCGGATCCCGTGGACGAAATGGCACGGGAGATCCCGGCGGCCAGGGCCGTGCCGATGGTTGCGGCCTCGGCGTCCTCCAGGTTCGGCGCCTCGATCACGTAGATGACGTCGACGTCGGAAATGTAGTTGAGCTCGCGGGCACCGCATTTGCCCATGCCGATGACGGCCAGCCCGACGCCGGCAATATCGGCGGGATCGAAAGTCGCCGCGGCTTCTGCCCTGGCAACCGCGAGGGCCGCTTCTATCGCCGCACCGGCGAGGTCGGCCAGTTCGGCGCCGACGGCGGGCATGAAGTCTTGGGGACTCGCGGCGCAGAGGTCCTTGATGGCCAGTTCGGTGAGCCCGCGCCGGTAAGCAGTCCGCAGAGCGGTGTAGGCGCGGGCTCCCGTCATCGCGGCAACGGGCCGGGGAGAATTGGGGTCTGCTTTGACCGATCGGAGCAGCTTCCTCCGCAGCTCACCGGCGTCGGCGGACAAGGGTTCCGGGCTGACGCGGACATCGAAGACGTCCAGATGTTCCGGATGCCTGATCAGGAACTCCCCCAAGGCCTCGGATGCCCCCAGCAATCGGTAAAGCGGCTCGCTGCGATCCGGGTGCTCCCCCGCGAGCTGCCTGAGTGAGGGATGCTTCTCAATCAAACGGACGAGCGACTGGAGCGCGGTGTCCGGGTTGGCGCTCAGGTGCAGGCCGGCAAAGATCGTGTCCTGGTCGATGCCCTCGAGTTCACGCGCGGCAAGGAACCGTTCACCCTTTTCAAGATCGCTGAAACCGGCTGAGATGAGCCGGCGGGCCAGGCTCACACTCACAGCCTAGAGAATGCCGAGATTGCGCTTGAGCTCGTAGGGTGTGACCTGGAGCCGGTAATCCTGCCATTCCGCACGCTTGTTGCGCAGGAAGTGGTCAAAGACCTGTTCGCCGAGGATGTCCGCTACGAGTTCCGAATCTTCCATGGCGCGGATGGCATCGTGGAGGCTGGCCGGCAGCGGAGTGTGACCCATCGCCTTGCGCTCGGCCGTGGTCAGCGACCAAACGTCGTCTTCCGCCGCGGCCGGAAGGTCGTAGCCTTCCTCGATGCCCTTGAGCCCGGCACCCAGCAACACGGCGTAGGCGAGGTACGGGTTCGTGGCGGAGTCAATCCCGCGGTATTCGATCCGCGCGGACTGGCCCTTGCCCGGCTTGTAGAGCGGCACCCGAACCAGGGCGGAACGGTTGTTGTGGCCCCAACTCAGGTAGCTCGGCGCCTCGCCGCCGCCCCAGAGACGCTTGTACGAATTGACGAACTGGTTGGTGACGGCGGTGAATTCCGGCGCGTGGTGCAGGATGCCTGCAATGAACTGGCGTGCGGTCTTGGACAACTGGAATTCCGCGCCGGCCTCGTAGAAGGCATTGGTGTCACCCTCGAACAGCGAGAAATGCGTGTGCATGCCCGAACCCGGGTGGTCGGTGAACGGCTTGGGCATGAACGTGGCGTAGGTACCCTGCTGCAGGGCCACTTCCTTGATGACCGTGCGGAAGGTCATGATGTTGTCCGCCGTCTGGAGGGCATCCGCGTAGCGGAGATCGATCTCGTTCTGGCCGGGTCCGCCTTCGTGGTGGCTGAACTCCACGGAGATACCCACGGATTCAAGCATGGTGACGGCCGTGCGGCGGAAGTCCTGTGCCACGCCGCCGGGCACGTGGTCGAAGTAGCCGCCCTCGTCAACGGGAACAGGAACGCCGTTGGCGTCGAGGTCCTGGGACTTGAGGAGGTAGAACTCGATCTCAGGATGCGTGTAGCACGTGAAGCCCATGTCCGCGGCCTTGGCGAGGGTGCGCTTGAGCACGTTCCGGGGGTCGGCAGCCGACGGCTCGCCGTCGGGGGTCAGGATGTCGCAGAACATCCGGGAGGTCTGCTCGGTTTCCCCACGCCACGGAAGGATCTGGAACGTGGAGGGGTCCGGCTGGGCCAGCATGTCGGATTCGAACACCCTCGCGAGGCCCTCG is part of the Arthrobacter ramosus genome and harbors:
- a CDS encoding glutamine synthetase family protein translates to MDRQQEFVLRTIEERDVRFVRLWFTDVVGSLKSVALAPAEVEGAFEEGLGFDGSAIEGLARVFESDMLAQPDPSTFQILPWRGETEQTSRMFCDILTPDGEPSAADPRNVLKRTLAKAADMGFTCYTHPEIEFYLLKSQDLDANGVPVPVDEGGYFDHVPGGVAQDFRRTAVTMLESVGISVEFSHHEGGPGQNEIDLRYADALQTADNIMTFRTVIKEVALQQGTYATFMPKPFTDHPGSGMHTHFSLFEGDTNAFYEAGAEFQLSKTARQFIAGILHHAPEFTAVTNQFVNSYKRLWGGGEAPSYLSWGHNNRSALVRVPLYKPGKGQSARIEYRGIDSATNPYLAYAVLLGAGLKGIEEGYDLPAAAEDDVWSLTTAERKAMGHTPLPASLHDAIRAMEDSELVADILGEQVFDHFLRNKRAEWQDYRLQVTPYELKRNLGIL